A part of Synechococcus sp. KORDI-49 genomic DNA contains:
- a CDS encoding DUF1643 domain-containing protein → MPMPTERCRGRSIPSGTARPASESCLSAASISASEAFISDDGHYRWWLRRRWEQGDGLLLFIGLNPSRADGRRDDPTLRRLIGFARGWGYRELLVLNLFARISPSPAALRRVQDPVGARNDAVLEQWCSGWTQRPEWDLWCGWGAGGCWRHRDQAVRSLLLPCMAERQRCHPTASGPLTIALTRGGHPRHPLYSPSQAVLKPFAWAEAQIIRHPETTSAVRRPR, encoded by the coding sequence TTCGGGGACGGCCAGGCCAGCGTCAGAATCCTGTCTCTCTGCCGCGAGCATCTCGGCGTCTGAGGCGTTCATCAGCGACGACGGTCACTACAGATGGTGGCTTCGCAGGCGCTGGGAGCAGGGGGATGGCCTGCTGCTGTTCATCGGCCTGAATCCCTCGCGGGCAGATGGCCGCCGCGATGACCCCACCCTGCGGCGACTGATCGGTTTCGCCCGGGGGTGGGGCTACCGGGAGCTTCTGGTGCTCAACCTGTTCGCTCGGATCTCTCCATCGCCGGCGGCGCTGCGCCGCGTCCAGGATCCTGTCGGGGCCAGGAATGATGCCGTGCTGGAGCAGTGGTGCTCAGGCTGGACGCAGCGGCCTGAATGGGATCTCTGGTGCGGTTGGGGGGCCGGTGGATGCTGGCGGCACCGGGATCAGGCCGTGCGTTCCCTGTTGCTGCCCTGCATGGCGGAACGGCAGAGATGTCATCCGACGGCGTCGGGCCCGTTGACCATCGCTCTCACCCGGGGCGGTCATCCCCGCCATCCCCTCTATTCACCGTCCCAGGCTGTGCTCAAGCCGTTCGCCTGGGCAGAGGCCCAGATCATCCGTCATCCTGAGACCACCTCCGCGGTCCGACGACCTCGCTGA
- a CDS encoding sodium:proton antiporter, with the protein MTPERLGLLWGVTVFAGAGARLLAAVSKLPGVVLLLLSGLLIGRSGLGLVEPLDLGSGLGTVVGLLVSLVLFDGGLNLRFPGETIKTTVQRIAVLRLLISLGAGLMAAHWLAGLNWSVAAVFSAIVLATGPTVVTPLVRQMRLASPLGDILEAEGLVLEPIGAVLALLLLELVLGDLHGWRELVVGLLLRLGGGVLIGAGVGWLLSEMLRRLKPDQASGLPLQLTLGMLFLMYGVSEWLLPESALPASVAAGIVVGRRPATNTADLDVLIQELAQLAITMLFPLLAADVSWAELSPLGWGGISCVLALMLVVRPISVGVATAGLPLNGRQRFFLGWLAPRGIVTASVASLFSIRLEQAGILGAGRLQGLVFLTILMTVGLQGLTAQPLARALGLIEPEPEPDEPVASAETAFKSGQVLADPGQ; encoded by the coding sequence ATGACGCCTGAACGGCTTGGCCTGCTCTGGGGAGTGACCGTCTTCGCCGGCGCCGGGGCAAGGCTGCTGGCGGCTGTGTCCAAACTGCCTGGAGTGGTGCTGCTTCTGCTCTCCGGACTGCTGATCGGACGCTCCGGCCTCGGACTGGTGGAGCCGCTGGATCTGGGTTCCGGTCTGGGAACCGTGGTGGGGTTGCTGGTGAGCCTGGTGCTCTTCGATGGTGGACTCAACCTGCGTTTCCCTGGCGAGACGATCAAGACCACGGTGCAGCGGATCGCTGTTCTGCGCCTGCTGATCTCTCTGGGAGCGGGGCTCATGGCAGCTCACTGGCTGGCCGGATTGAACTGGTCAGTGGCTGCCGTGTTCAGTGCCATCGTCCTGGCCACAGGGCCGACGGTGGTGACGCCTCTGGTGCGTCAGATGCGTCTGGCCTCACCGCTCGGGGACATTCTCGAGGCAGAGGGTCTCGTTCTGGAGCCGATCGGAGCGGTGCTGGCGCTGCTGCTGCTTGAGCTGGTGCTGGGGGATCTGCACGGCTGGCGGGAGCTGGTGGTCGGTCTGCTGCTGCGCCTCGGCGGCGGGGTGCTGATCGGTGCCGGTGTCGGCTGGCTGCTCTCGGAGATGCTGCGCCGGCTGAAACCCGATCAGGCGTCCGGTCTGCCGTTGCAGCTCACGCTGGGGATGCTGTTCCTGATGTACGGCGTCAGTGAATGGTTGCTGCCGGAATCCGCTCTGCCGGCCTCCGTCGCTGCCGGCATCGTCGTGGGCCGACGGCCAGCCACGAACACTGCGGATCTGGATGTTCTGATCCAGGAGCTGGCCCAGCTGGCGATCACGATGCTGTTTCCCTTGCTGGCCGCAGACGTCTCCTGGGCGGAGTTGAGTCCTCTCGGCTGGGGCGGCATCAGCTGTGTCCTGGCCCTGATGCTGGTGGTGCGTCCGATCTCCGTGGGGGTGGCCACTGCCGGACTCCCTCTGAACGGTCGTCAGAGATTCTTCCTGGGCTGGCTTGCACCACGGGGCATCGTCACCGCGTCGGTGGCCTCGCTGTTCTCGATCCGCCTGGAACAGGCCGGGATCCTTGGGGCCGGCCGACTTCAGGGCCTTGTGTTCCTGACCATCCTGATGACGGTGGGTCTGCAGGGCTTGACGGCCCAGCCGCTTGCCCGGGCCCTTGGACTGATCGAGCCGGAGCCGGAGCCGGACGAACCCGTGGCCTCAGCTGAGACAGCGTTCAAGTCTGGGCAGGTCCTCGCCGATCCTGGCCAGTAG
- the gltX gene encoding glutamate--tRNA ligase, with translation MVRVRLAPSPTGTLHIGTARTAVFNWLFARNQKGSFLLRIEDTDKERSKPEFTQNILEGLQWLGIDWDEEPVIQSERVEQHRDAIRILLEQGLAYRCYASEQELEAMREAQKAANQAPRYDNRHRHLTPEQEEAFQLEGREAVIRFRIDDSAEIRWTDLVRGPMSWRGADLGGDMVIARRAAADQIGDPLYNLVVVVDDAAMAITHVIRGEDHIANTAKQLLLYQALGLAVPAFAHAPLILNAEGRKLSKRDGVTSINDFRAMGYTPEAIANYMTLLGWSVPEGMEERFTLPEAAEVFSFERVNKAGARFDWDKLNWLNAQVLHGLSSELLLSCLRPLWEQRGWQLPASADWGLDLCTLLGPSLTLIEDGVDQARPFFERPGLEADAEKQLEVEGAAAAIKALADALHASPWNGDDPARGQILLADAAKAAGVKKGVIMKSLRAALLGRLQGPDLLTTWSLLARIGEDLPRLERCLS, from the coding sequence ATGGTGCGCGTTCGTCTGGCCCCCAGCCCCACGGGCACGCTTCACATCGGCACGGCAAGAACTGCAGTTTTCAACTGGCTTTTCGCCAGAAATCAGAAGGGCAGCTTCCTGCTTCGCATCGAGGACACCGACAAGGAGCGCTCCAAACCCGAATTCACCCAGAACATCCTCGAAGGCCTCCAGTGGCTTGGCATCGACTGGGACGAGGAACCCGTGATCCAGAGCGAGCGGGTGGAGCAGCATCGCGACGCCATCCGGATCCTGCTCGAGCAGGGGCTCGCCTATCGCTGTTACGCCAGCGAGCAGGAGCTGGAGGCCATGCGGGAAGCCCAGAAGGCCGCCAACCAAGCGCCTCGGTATGACAACCGTCACCGGCACCTCACGCCGGAACAGGAAGAGGCCTTCCAGCTTGAGGGTCGGGAAGCCGTCATCCGCTTTCGCATAGATGACTCCGCGGAGATCCGCTGGACGGATCTCGTGCGAGGACCGATGAGCTGGCGCGGAGCCGACCTCGGCGGCGACATGGTGATCGCCCGCAGAGCTGCTGCGGATCAGATCGGCGACCCTCTTTACAACCTCGTCGTGGTTGTCGATGACGCCGCCATGGCCATCACCCATGTGATCCGTGGTGAAGACCACATCGCCAACACCGCCAAACAGCTGCTGCTCTATCAGGCTCTGGGACTGGCAGTTCCGGCCTTCGCCCACGCGCCGCTGATCCTCAACGCGGAGGGCCGGAAACTGTCCAAGCGGGACGGTGTGACATCGATCAACGACTTCCGCGCGATGGGCTACACCCCTGAAGCGATCGCCAACTACATGACCCTGCTGGGCTGGTCCGTGCCCGAAGGGATGGAGGAACGCTTCACCCTGCCGGAGGCTGCTGAGGTGTTCAGCTTCGAGCGGGTCAACAAGGCGGGCGCGCGCTTTGACTGGGACAAGCTCAACTGGCTCAATGCCCAGGTGCTGCATGGCCTGAGCAGCGAACTGCTGCTCAGCTGCCTCAGGCCTCTCTGGGAGCAGCGCGGATGGCAGCTGCCCGCATCGGCCGACTGGGGGCTTGACCTCTGCACCCTCCTGGGGCCGTCCCTGACCCTGATCGAGGACGGTGTCGATCAGGCCCGCCCCTTCTTTGAACGCCCTGGCCTGGAGGCTGATGCGGAGAAACAGCTGGAGGTGGAGGGGGCCGCAGCGGCGATCAAGGCCCTGGCGGACGCTCTGCACGCCTCCCCCTGGAACGGGGATGACCCGGCACGGGGGCAGATCCTGCTCGCAGACGCCGCCAAGGCTGCAGGCGTGAAGAAGGGCGTGATCATGAAATCCCTACGTGCCGCGCTGCTCGGTCGCCTGCAGGGGCCTGATCTGCTCACGACCTGGTCGCTACTGGCCAGGATCGGCGAGGACCTGCCCAGACTTGAACGCTGTCTCAGCTGA
- a CDS encoding hyperconserved protein Hcp yields MELDLQPGDVVKVLESAALGWVRARVIRVKSGGRVVVQSDQGREFTARGNQVRLIEPAGFRP; encoded by the coding sequence ATGGAGTTGGATCTTCAACCAGGTGATGTTGTGAAGGTGCTCGAGTCAGCCGCCCTCGGCTGGGTCCGTGCCCGCGTCATCCGCGTCAAGTCAGGTGGTCGTGTGGTCGTGCAGAGCGACCAGGGTCGGGAATTCACGGCCCGTGGAAACCAGGTGCGCCTCATCGAGCCCGCTGGATTCAGGCCCTGA
- the rplS gene encoding 50S ribosomal protein L19, translating into MAADPKDTTVADESTETSEEVVTTEAPAEASAAPARRLSPEELIRGFEADQLKAELPDIYVGDTVRVGVRISEGNKERVQPYEGVVISKRHGGMNETITVRRIFQGIGVERVFMLHSPQVASIKVERRGKVRRAKLFYLRERVGKATRVKQRFDR; encoded by the coding sequence ATGGCAGCCGATCCGAAGGACACGACGGTGGCGGACGAGAGCACGGAGACCTCGGAAGAGGTGGTGACCACCGAGGCGCCGGCGGAAGCCAGTGCGGCACCAGCCCGCAGACTCAGCCCGGAAGAGCTGATCCGCGGTTTCGAGGCAGACCAGCTGAAGGCGGAACTTCCCGACATCTACGTGGGTGACACGGTGCGGGTGGGCGTGCGCATCAGCGAGGGCAACAAGGAGCGGGTGCAGCCCTACGAAGGGGTGGTGATCTCCAAGCGCCATGGCGGCATGAATGAAACGATCACCGTGCGCAGGATCTTCCAGGGCATCGGTGTGGAAAGGGTCTTCATGCTGCACAGCCCCCAGGTGGCCTCGATCAAAGTTGAGCGGCGCGGTAAAGTACGCAGGGCGAAGCTTTTCTATCTGCGGGAACGGGTGGGCAAGGCCACCCGCGTGAAGCAGCGCTTCGATCGCTGA
- the map gene encoding type I methionyl aminopeptidase has protein sequence MNLFAELLSTTQTSRATATGPRIQKRRGVEIKSAREVKIMRQASSIVATVLREVMAMVEPGQTTGDLDAFAERRIREMGATPSFKGYHGFPASICASINNEVVHGIPSPKRVIHKGDLLKVDTGAYFEGYHGDSCVTICVGEASPEAQTLSRVARESLMAGLGQIKAGNTLLDIAGAVEDHVRANGFSVVEDYTGHGVGRNLHEEPSVFNFRTDELPNLTLRPGMTLAVEPILNAGSKVCRTLRDRWTVVTRDGSLSAQWEHTVLVTSDGCEILTDRGD, from the coding sequence ATGAACCTGTTCGCCGAATTGCTCAGCACCACGCAGACCTCCCGTGCCACCGCCACCGGTCCACGCATCCAGAAACGCCGGGGTGTGGAGATCAAATCGGCCCGGGAAGTGAAGATCATGCGCCAGGCCAGCAGCATCGTGGCCACCGTGCTCCGCGAAGTGATGGCGATGGTGGAGCCCGGTCAGACCACTGGCGATCTCGACGCCTTCGCCGAACGCCGCATCCGCGAGATGGGAGCCACCCCCAGTTTCAAGGGTTACCACGGGTTCCCCGCAAGCATCTGCGCCAGCATCAACAACGAAGTGGTGCATGGCATCCCCAGCCCCAAGAGGGTGATTCACAAGGGTGATCTGCTGAAGGTCGACACAGGTGCTTATTTCGAGGGTTACCACGGCGACAGCTGCGTCACGATCTGCGTCGGGGAGGCCTCTCCCGAGGCTCAGACCCTCAGTCGCGTCGCGCGGGAGTCTCTGATGGCCGGTCTCGGCCAGATCAAGGCCGGCAACACCCTTCTCGATATCGCAGGTGCCGTCGAAGATCACGTGAGGGCCAACGGTTTCAGCGTGGTGGAGGACTACACCGGCCACGGGGTCGGCAGGAATCTGCATGAAGAGCCTTCGGTGTTCAACTTCCGTACCGATGAACTGCCGAACCTCACCCTGCGGCCTGGCATGACCCTCGCGGTCGAGCCGATCCTCAACGCGGGCAGCAAGGTCTGCCGCACCCTCCGGGACCGCTGGACCGTGGTCACCCGTGACGGGTCGCTGTCCGCCCAGTGGGAGCACACGGTCCTCGTGACCAGTGATGGCTGCGAGATCCTCACGGACCGTGGCGACTGA
- a CDS encoding SDR family oxidoreductase: protein MPQADAMAQTLRSETRWSGRRIGITGARGRLGQALGLELQARGAHVVGLTHSPERSSSASAPDFEWVVWRCGEEKALDDCLAALDILVINHGVNPQGAQDPETLNRAIEVNALSAWRLMQRFEACAKASAGGNRREVWVNTSEAEIQPAVSPAYELSKRLIGQLVSLRGANLDPNLREHLVIRKLVLGPFRSELNPIGVMSAEFVVRQVLMQVGLGLRLVIVTPNPLTYVLMPLTELGRWVYSRSLSRHGP, encoded by the coding sequence ATGCCCCAAGCTGATGCCATGGCCCAGACCCTGCGATCCGAGACGCGCTGGAGCGGACGCCGCATCGGCATCACCGGGGCCCGGGGCAGGCTTGGACAAGCTCTGGGGCTGGAACTCCAGGCCCGTGGGGCCCATGTGGTCGGCCTCACCCACAGTCCTGAGCGCTCATCCTCCGCATCCGCTCCTGACTTCGAGTGGGTGGTGTGGCGGTGCGGGGAGGAGAAGGCACTTGATGACTGCCTGGCTGCACTGGACATCCTTGTCATCAATCACGGCGTCAATCCGCAGGGTGCACAGGACCCGGAGACCTTGAACCGGGCGATCGAGGTCAATGCCCTCAGTGCCTGGAGACTGATGCAGCGGTTCGAAGCCTGCGCGAAGGCATCGGCAGGGGGGAACCGCCGCGAAGTGTGGGTGAACACCTCGGAGGCTGAAATCCAGCCGGCGGTGAGTCCCGCCTATGAGCTGAGCAAGCGCCTGATCGGTCAGCTGGTGAGCCTGCGCGGCGCCAACCTCGACCCGAACCTGCGGGAGCATCTGGTGATCCGCAAGCTGGTGCTGGGTCCATTCCGATCGGAGCTCAACCCGATCGGCGTGATGTCAGCGGAGTTCGTGGTGCGCCAGGTGCTGATGCAGGTCGGTCTCGGTCTGCGGCTGGTGATCGTCACACCGAACCCGTTGACCTATGTGCTGATGCCGCTGACGGAACTCGGGCGATGGGTGTACAGCCGTTCGCTCAGTCGCCACGGTCCGTGA